The Sebastes umbrosus isolate fSebUmb1 chromosome 1, fSebUmb1.pri, whole genome shotgun sequence genome includes the window gctgctaaaaaggcggcagggtatttacctactatgatggtcatgaccacagcagatctcggttctgagataactgatttctccatcatacaagctcagaaatctgccacagcagcagaacgaaccatctgggaagataagggagctacagaacagtttgatggtatatggtataacggagatcaaatagttatgcccccctgttggatgtcctcaatattgactcagactcatggacttgaccataaaagccacaaacagatgttacgagatctccgccactggtggattccccggaaacatgctactataactgacttcttgactaagtgtgacgtatgtagtacatgtaacatcagacctaccatcactcctagggcaggaaaacatccttctcccactgccccgggacaggaaatctttatggattttacagatatgggagtaagggctggggggaaaagattcctcctagtaattgtggacgcattttcacattgggttgaggcctaccctacgggaaaagaggacgcaaaatcagtcattaaatgtctggtgaatgagtacattccgaaacatgggtttcctaaattgatcaggtcagataatggttcacatttcaaaaataaagacctgcaatctgttgaaaaggctctgggactaaaacacaaatttggcactgtgtacCGCCCACAATCGCAGGGAAAAGTTGAACGGGCTAATCAGACCATCAAGCTAAAGCTGCTAAAAATCGTTCGCACAACTAAGCTTCCTTGGACTGAAGCCCTGCCCATTGCACTGATAGGCATCAGAGCCTCGGTCAATCGGTCAAAaggactcacaccatttgagcttacgtgtggccgacctttcccagggccgtcccaaaacccctctccccttcctgacctcggttacagaccatactatttgaaggctaatgctcttgtgtcagctctctcctatacaggtgacaaacctgtcacccctgtcacagaggacgttccaggacctgaccccggacccccggaacacctttggttgaaggtgttaaagaggaagtggtcggagccacattggacaggcccacacaaggttctggccagaactgcaacagctgtgcagcttgcaggaaaaggactcaactggtggcacctaacacagtgctccagcagcaggacaggacctgaagcagaggaggcagccccacaaggagcccaggctacgtgaaaagagggtcacgtataattttttatttttcatatactgtataaactgtgactgtgatgagatacacataagggaaagaaggttacaaggtcttgcctgtatttacagttaaatcaggctaacatggttgtttaggtggactcatctaggtggtttttgaaaaacattatatatcacattgtattaaaacttgttgcttagaataaatgctaaaatagataaaaagagaaaccaggggtggggagaatccaccagagagaaatttcacttcctttcccaaaccagtataaaataggaccacccagataaaagtttttcagttgcgcgcaggaaaacaaactagaagcatcatgcagtacggcaaactgctagtagtgtttgctgtagcatttgtgtttacctctcttgtcctcgttcttctgtacaaactttcttaatgtgatttgtcatgtattttaaatattttcagctataatgttttaatattatatatatcatatatgtttaatgttttcatttcatattactATCTTAATGCAATCCATCATGTATTTTCGTGTTTTCAGTTACCATTTTAGTTATTCATGATAAAAGgagggaatgtgagagaaaataccatgacccttgtgtagaatttgtgtactcagataaatctgaataacctgggaaagcacagactgtattagtttagatacattacttatcatcctcgcctctgcactctgctaaaactagctaatcacaagtaactctttttgacaatagacaatgctttattttcagaagcagggtggaaggagtgggctacaagggggggaaggctaaaccaagattataaagaatgatgtaatgaggtagctcccctaatgaatataaactggctgaccaaatagctgcaggttttgaaaacatacctataataagtgctctgatccctatcactcctaacaaaaatgttgaccgcattaactacatccactataatgttctccgtttgactaatctaacccgtgatgcaattgccggactagctgaacaaatggctcctacgtcactgatggtgatccaaaatagaatggcattagatatgctgctggtagagaaaggcggtgtatgctcaatgttccaagactcatgttgtattttcatccctaacaatacagcgccggacgggactgtaactaaggcgctagaggggctccggacgctgtctgaatccatgcacgatgactcaggtatcaacagccccattaacgactggttagaccgtacctttgggaaatggaagtccatggtggtatctctattctcttcaatccttgctgtgtgtACATGCTTAGTACTATGCGGTTGTTGTTGTATTCCATGcattcgccacctcactgagcgtgtgatcatttctgctgtgcaacgaaagcatccggatgcccctccttcttatcagatggccatgttccaagcggagagacagggtctcctggaaatggtgggggatagtgaagatgttgatcctgaagaggttgtgtgatgatgcttataattaatacatctgtacgtaacattatctatgcttataataaatatatctgtatgtaacattatctgtaggtgaacttagttaagttcaaaagagggtctgttggatttattatgtacaaaagtgcttacaatgacctacaataacctgattgttggatttgttgtgtgtgaagtgtttgcgagaacagggaggatggcatgctctgttctttttgcaaggtcaaggagagaaaggagtcagaaggagaaacaaagaagaagatatgcagcaaaaatatcACGTgtcataagctcatgaatattactattgtgtaaaccatgaataggctggatcagggatagctcggggttcagacttcacgaactgacccatgcactgtatgttgtcagggacatgtaggttggatccagatatctgtaaactcttttattttacttatgcaacattaattgttcggaataaattgtattattatgctttaacccgtctgtttggaaattctctttgtcacacaagattaaccagcacgtaactgggccttgacctctcggaggtagaaggccagttccttcaccGTTCAAGTCAGACATCTGACTCCTGAAACCTCCATTCAAACCAGGAGGTTAGTGACGAGGTCAGCCCCAACCTCCATTCAAACCAGGAGGTTAGCGCCGAGGTTCGCCCACACAACAGCCACCATACTGCATGGTGCCAGCACCAACCCTTATTTCTCATCCCCTTCAAAAGAAATGGGGACTACACCCAAAGCTTGCCAATACTGCAACTCACCTCCCATCATTCAATAATCAAATGCAAAGAGCAGAAGGATCAGAGGACAGAGAACGTACTAGCTTGAATTAAAGGGGAAAAGAGATGATGTAGGTGTGCAGGACCACAAATGGCAATGAAATGCAATCTGAAAAAGCCATGTCCCCTGGGCATTCTCCACCATGTGAATCAGAGAGAGACATAATCCAAGGTCCTATATCTGAATCCCCAGTAGAACTCTTCCAAAGTCCTTCAAAAGGTGGTCAAATTCATCCTACGGAATAAACACTGTACCTTAGtccttctccttccttccttctcttaAGGTGCAGCCTCTTTTTTTGACAGGAGCAGTTAACACTCACCTCATAACTCCGACAAAGCGAGTCTGCTTAGGTCAACCAGGGGCACCAGCATTCCTCCACACCAAGCTAGGTTGGACACTTCAAGGGCCAACCTTTCTCCAGGATTATTCAGATGCCACCCAAGCTCTCTTCACCCTAACTGATACCCCCTATGCAGAACAGAGTCATCAGGTGGAAAAATTATGACAAATAGGTATTCTTCTCTTTAAAATTGAAAAACCGATCACAAGATCCAAACGGGACAAGGAGGCCATGACATTTCTGGAAGCCAAAACCTCCCAAGCCTCAGCCCCAGGTTCCTGGTTACCCATCCAGGCCTCAGCCGAGGTTCTCGGCTACCTGTCCAGGCCAAGCCCCAGCAGCCTGGCTACCCATCCAAGCCCCAGCAGCCTGGCTACCCATCCAAGCCCCAGCAGCCTGGCTACCCATCCAAGCCCCTGCAGCCTGGCTACCCATCCAAGACTATTTACGCAGCCATCAAAAAGAGACACCGCCACAGTGTCAGATGTAGCCATGGTAATGAACCCACAGCTACTGTGATTAATTTATACCTTGTCCTCCGTCCCCCAGATCACCTGGACGGGTGATGTGATCAGATGCAAGCTTTCCTGCAGCAAGTGACGAGACTTCTCCCCGACGATCTCCATGAACActgaacaacaaacacacacacaataaatcaAAGGAGCATATTAAAAGCAAATGCAGCAACAATTATTAAAGACataaacaagagaaaaaaattaCGATGCTGTCAATGAAACTTAACACTTTAGCAACACCATTAGCATCCACAAAGTGGTCACTAGACTTCACATGGAGATGTTTGAAATTAAAAGCCTACCAGGAAAGGGGAGGATTatctcctctgagctgctgaaGGGCGTTTAATGTGCCCACCAACTATCTGATAACGTAtggtttattaattaaatgagTTTAGCATCACGTCAGGATAATGGCTCTGTAATGTGGGAGGAGCAATGGAgtaggagaagagagaagaaggaggTCATAGAGGAGGTGAAAGTGTTGGAGATGGATGTGAGCAGACTGACATTCTTTGTAGAAACCATTGTTGGGGATCCTGTTGTCAAGGAGACCCCGCAGGAgctggcaacacacacacgcacacgcacacacgcacacacgcacacagtagAAACTTATTAGATTTCATTCACAGCTCTGTCAGTTGGAACCTGCTAACTAAAATACTACTATACTCTCCAGGCCCCATAGCTTCATCTCAATAATATACTAACGATAAtaacatttaatataatatatattgacactgttgttgtttgaagCCTTAAAACTGTCTTCTTAACCTGGATTTAGTAGCTCTTTACCGGTCGGGGGAGGTTGGGAGGATTGTAGCAGCAGAGTTTCAACATGCCCTCCATCTCCTGAGGAGTGTAGGGGATCAGAGGGATCGACTCCACCTGCTGAGTCTTCTGAATCTCTTTCAGACGACTGATGAACTCAGAATCTGTGGGGTAAACCAGACCTAGTggacagagaagaggaggaggaggaggaggaggaggagagaggcatATCTGTCATTCTGCTTCATGAAACAGTCTCAGGTTTGAATCCTAGAGGGAAACGCTGAAACATCACGTAGATCAGATGTCTGCTGAGTTTACCTCCCGGACAGACCAAGGTGATGCTGGACAGGTGAGCTGGGTAATGAGCAGCGTACACTCCAGTAACGCAACCACCCATCGATGTCCCGACCAGGTGGAAAGGTCTTTTGTCCAGACCGATACTCTGAACAAactgcacagagagagacaaagagagagacaaagagaaagacaaagagagagagagagtgagagagagacaatgagagagagagagagagtgagagagagtgagagagagagagagagagagagagagagagagagagagagagaggtgttatCCATCTGCTCAGTGCTTCTGTGCAGCATCTACAGCTAAAGGGACGGTTGCCAGACAGGTGAGCACAGGGTTGGTTGTGGTCTCTGTGGAAGGGTCTCCGTCTTTGTCTATAAATACAATGGAGTCCGCCACTCTGTTTAGAGTACAGTCTGTTATATTCAccccacacacgcacgcacgcgcacgcgcgcgcacacacacacacacacctggtggATTCGGCCGACCTGGCCCTGAATGCTGTAGTCCTCAGCACCAGTACGACTCGTCCCCTCGTGTCCCGGCATGTCCAAACACACCACATGCTGGCTTCTGGGGAGATGCTGgaggagaaaacaaacacacccaaGACTCTCTGAAATAAAAGGTGTTCATTCAAAGCAGACTGTGTGCATATTCTTCTTAAAAGGTTTGAGAAAGATACTCATACTCATACTCATACTCATACTCATACTCATACTCATACTCTATGTATAgtatgtatagtatagtgtgtatgtatagtatagtatgtatgtatactcATACTCTACTAcgtgcacacactcacatttctaagtgtgtgtatgtgaaaagAACTTTGTGTGcacctgtacagtatgtgtgttacCTTGACGACAGGCAGCCACATGTCCTTAGAGACGGAGAAGCCATGCAGCAGGAGCAGTGATGGCGTGGCGCCCCCTGGCGTCCCGCGGCTGGAATAACAGAAGCGGTAACTTCCACTTTGAGAGTAGCGGACCACTAAACCCAGCCTGCGACGCAAGTACCTGAAGAGGATTACAGCAGGATCACTAGGAGTTATGTCCGGCTAGCTTAGAGCCCTACCAGTTATAATCAACAATAAGTATACGATCTATAAGATCTTTGACTTTTGTTTAAATTCTGCTTCACATAAGGCTCtacaacatactgtagttgTGTTTTACGAGGCAATGCTTTTGAAATTTCACAGTGCATCTTAAATGAACACTTctcctccaaaatgaccatttgtatatcaattactcaccctgtgttaACTTGAATCCACGAggaaaaccttactatttaaaacacttctgtATAAACTGTACTCGCACAGACGAGTAGCGCGCCTGCGCAAACCTTTTTAAATAGTACGATTTTAGCAAAGATGAAtatgtttgggaagtagtgatcATACAACTGTATAAATGAGATTTTAGAGATCATACTGCACGAGCTGTGTTAGtttgtaaacaaatattttgatataaatTTTCTTTTGTTAAACGCGGCCCCACTTCACCAAGTTCATCCAGGATTTTTCCGTTTTTGGATTCTCTGTTCACCAAGGAGACATGCAAAataacaaagttttcttcacaaATTCAAGGTAGCACGGGGTCTGTTCTATGGGACGAGTTGTTGGTATCCCTTAAGTTGCACACCTTAGGCATGCTGCCTAGGCTAAGTAGGGTGATCAAGTGAGTGATGGTATCTTCTGGGTTATGCAGTGGGCGCCCTGTTTCCTCTGATAGGCCCACGACACCTCCAGAGGGTTCTAATAGATTCCCGGCATCCCAGGCTCACCACCTTGATGTCATCGTTCACCTGGGGACCCGCGCTCGAGCACGCACTCTGAACGGCGCCGGGGGTCATTGACTGCTGTTCACTTTACAACAAACTCTTCTTCACGAGTCAACAGGAGTGGATAGTAACCGCAATCTGGGTGTGTTTTTCAGGGGCAGATTTAGTGATTTTGGGGCCCCAGGCAAACACTGTCTTGCGTTATTTTCATCCTCTCTGACTGGGAATGTTGGTATTGGCAGTGGTAGAACACGTAGCCTACTCAAAACCTTTTTCTGAAGTAAAATTGTAAAATCTCATTGAAATCTGGTCAATGCTGCTAACATGGCTAAAAATACATGTTTCTCTGAGAACAGATATTGGTCGAATCCACATTAGGCTAGACTTTCAGAATACCTATTTACCCTCTCATAAAAAGCTTGTGTGAGTCTGTTCATGAagttcacgtgtgtgtgtgtgtgtgtgtatgtgtgtgtgtgtgtgtgtgtgtgtgtgtgtgtgagagagagagagtgaaatagCAACAATAATCTGCCGAACGGCCAacacgttgtttttttttacagcttagACAAAGTCCAGTAGGCCAGGTCACACTAACAGTCCTGctacttcacaataaaagtatattttggAGGCAGTAACATTACAGCACAGCAACAGCCTGTAACACAAAGCTGAACAGTGATATTCTGTCACAACATTGTTATtattgaaacaaaataaacccCACAATGCTGATTTAAATacctttattacacggctgtgttgaatactcgattctgataggtcaatcacagcgttctgcggtctgtaattcatgtataacagaccgttgctatgtataacagaccgttgctatgggcgcagttcagatgtcggactctggcggaccatttttatgtcaaaatattgatttcttcagtaagtaaccatgtaataagcgggataatgtacagctagcgggtcattgttgtgaaagaaaccccttctgggcgatgctgcaccctgaCGCGCAGTCGCTCATCGCCCTGTCTGGGAttgtttcacaacaatgaccggcttgctgtacaatATCCCTTCCGTAAACATTAACCAACTACCAGTCACTGGTAATAGACCAGTCCAACcagtttatgtttgtgtgtgtttgtgtgtttaccagTTGTAGGCCTTAAGGTAGGCTCCTGGCCAGAGCAGGAAGGAGGTGATGAAAGCGAGGACAGGAAGAACCACAACACCTCCTGATAGCATCATCAGCTCCATCATTTTGTGAAATTAGCTCGTTTGCTGTGCCAGATGAGAAGGTGAATATCAGTTTAATCTCAGTACAGAATcagcacttttatttatttttagcctAGTTtaacacaaagactggaagcagagggaaacagctgtcGTCCGTCAGCTCATTGTCTCAGGGGTCCCGAGCAGGTTAATCTAGATCACATATTCCAAAATGTCATAGACTATTAATTTTATTGTCCTGCTAGTCAATTATGGTGCCTTTATGCATCCTTCTAAAATTACAATGGCTAATTCATCaccatttttcacaattttgttCTTCTATATATGACAAAAATAGATCATAATTCACAACGCATTTTTTTagggttattatggtaaggatggcctctgagcgaggcgaatggcgttaccacggttttgcactcagcaactcacgttaccgcagtcttggaaaaggaggaatgagtggaggggtactcggttggttgcaatctgcaaacacaccactagatgccaccaaaatctaTAATACTGTGCCTTTAACAGAAAACCTGCGTTACAAACAGGAGGTGTGGAGTGTTTCAGCTACCAGACAGGGAGGGACTCGTGCTGCTATCAAGCTGCATTATGAggaatgtaggatccagtgtttctgGACTTTGACCCATACTGAACAGAACTTTCACAGCTCCCCAACATTAAGAAAGTTCAGTACTAAATCACTGGACTACTCCTTTAAGTAGGCTAAGTTTTGGCCAAAGGCCACATGATTCACAATGTTTTAACATTTCACAATAATAGTAGTCtgctgtgtacagtatgtagtttgattttagaaatactgcaggtatgatacaaaataaaaatgttgtaaaattaTGGCTTgctttagacattttttttccatttttggtATTACACTtcatttcagttattttttattttttgtctatGTGTACAACTACTGCACAATTTGATAATatgataaaaatataaacatatatttatacacgTAGACTACATATACAAACATAACCCAGAAATGTGGATCTTGAGGTGGGAATAATTTGCCAAATTGCTATAAACTATTTCCAAAGTTAATACTGAACTTTGATTCTTTAAGCAGACACACAAATATCAAACTCAATccactgatgaagaccatgtgaCACGGTTAAAAGCTCCAGAAACACAAGACTGTGGTAAATTTTCATAAAAATCTATCAGTATTGAATCTATGAAAGTTGTAAACTATAGCCTACCGCGAGGTAaagtacactgttaagaatttcccagtaaaataacagtaaagaactggcagcagggttgcctttatgttattgtaaaattaacattattacactgtcgctgaaatttacagctttgtactgttaatgaaaaatacagttttaactgttttttttaattttattaatttcacagtattttacagttaatttactgtttaaagatacattatatagctgtttttcacctttcttttacattatcttactgatttgttttaatgcactatttaggttgttttttttacatacattttaataaacattattttttgcctagattaatagacttagcaggttaaagacataggaatagtcacactaaatacaattaaaggcacttgttaggaaaaaggctataatagacacttttcccaaaatgtgtgtctctagctggctacaagcacagaatacaaatcataacaacatgtgagtgaagaacaataaagctaattcactgattttcctGTCATgaacaatgtacaagcctcaaatgtgcagatcaggtcccagaattaaaaaaaatactgcatgaaactgttactgatgatactttagacagctgatcagcagtaaagggatgttttttaagaatgttcagttaaaaa containing:
- the LOC119479782 gene encoding monoacylglycerol lipase ABHD6-like, translated to MMELMMLSGGVVVLPVLAFITSFLLWPGAYLKAYNWYLRRRLGLVVRYSQSGSYRFCYSSRGTPGGATPSLLLLHGFSVSKDMWLPVVKHLPRSQHVVCLDMPGHEGTSRTGAEDYSIQGQVGRIHQFVQSIGLDKRPFHLVGTSMGGCVTGVYAAHYPAHLSSITLVCPGGLVYPTDSEFISRLKEIQKTQQVESIPLIPYTPQEMEGMLKLCCYNPPNLPRPLLRGLLDNRIPNNGFYKELFMEIVGEKSRHLLQESLHLITSPVQVIWGTEDKVLDVSGAAVLQESLPNCQVALLDNCGHSVVLDRPRKVAKLIMDFLSAQEVNGENTKKLS